The Phragmites australis chromosome 15, lpPhrAust1.1, whole genome shotgun sequence genome window below encodes:
- the LOC133892575 gene encoding putative disease resistance RPP13-like protein 3: MAEAILGPLVGKLQELALSEAKALVAVNGDIRGLRDRLMWMQAFLRHADPRRRDTADELMRVWLKQTRDVAFDAEDAIDLYFLKLDLSRYPGWTRSTVRFFAGFTTQISVRHDLSRKITEINTRLEDIINNKEKYKIEVAADNYAISQWKPSTIISTVVTNLDDVQPPPIKREEQEKMLEKALQDTKKDRVVIFVTGESGVGKTTLVREVYERSTTKKHFDFQVWASFPPYLSSSNILQLIYQQLSKKGTWPSRKDVDKKVQGKLENKKFLLVIDGEVSSTDWNAILAALPEEGQGSRGRIIRIMHGKRPSGSVSQLQIELSRFGKAKTNDLFKQMVSMEEKVEDQVLTTEVSWNSTKIDEMAVENQLDRKQTDEKLGIADVIHDITRGLPLAVVLLSGLVITKEYPNEWKAVFEYLKSKESKAKRLDSLLTMCFDDLPHDLKSCFLYFAALPMNAPIEVRKLVCMWMAEGFLRPKDGKTMEKVGRNYLKELIARNLVKFVKMDNISRDDEFVAVHHKVHAFLQLEAQEANFVDIHNGDDIPSLTTARRLSLQNYTDKYAALANSLPKLRSILSNFQEEVEDDIEDEDNEEDEEDEEDEEDEDEDEDGEEEDGEEEQVGRDGSQKEEAKQREEGDGDGKGERDGEQNVEEERAEEENTENKGDRDNEQQERNEEDKIEEAVLNDSSEQEKKEMKPGAMPWSGLLRCWGQGANTQNSIKSYIRGMLQQSMFLRVINLQGVEIGDEMPPTIGNVAHLQYLGVTACSLRRIPSTIGKLKNLQTLDVRDTYVQKLPTEFWKIRTLRHVFGSGLFLPNRVGDLKHLQTLETVQPDEKNGWDSKTFERMVHLRSLQICDPSNNSVNAKALSAVIEKSDFLQYLEIMILYFDHNIIPMSVFASPSQRRLRSLTLGGKLDMLPKDSKFCVPNLTFLSLENTEVSQDFIDKLAKLPLLANLILDTKSYKDDQGQLVFRAGGFKSLIKLTLSDLDLKKLKIGKSALPELTDLVIVWYPEDISIEVYGEHGFVKKIQDEDEELYGCITQVPIAPKKTGSIKQRVAGGTPKVN, translated from the exons GTACCCGGGCTGGACTCGATCGACTGTTAGGTTCTTTGCTGGATTCACTACACAAATAAGCGTCCGGCATGACCTGTCTAGAAAGATTACAGAGATCAACACAAGACTGGAAGATATCATTAACAATAAGGAGAAATACAAGATTGAAGTCGCGGCTGATAACTACGCAATATCGCAATGGAAACCTTCTACAATCATCTCTACGGTCGTCACAAATTT GGATGATGTTCAACCACCTCCGATTAAACGGGAGGAGCAGGAGAAAATGCTTGAAAAAGCACTTCAGGACACCAAAAAGGATCGAGTTGTGATCTTTGTGACCGGGGAAAGTGGTGTAGGCAAGACAACTCTAGTTAGAGAAGTATATGAAAGGTCAACAACCAAGAAACATTTTGATTTCCAAGTTTGGGCGAGCTTCCCACCTTACTTGAGTTCTTCAAATATCCTTCAATTAATCTACCAGCAATTGTCAAAAAAAGGTACTTGGCCCTCTAGAAAAGATGTTGATAAGAAAGTGCAAGGCAAGTTAGAaaataagaagttcttgttggTAATTGACGGTGAGGTTAGCAGTACTGATTGGAATGCCATTCTTGCTGCCTTGCCAGAAGAAGGTCAAGGTAGCAGGGGCAGAATTATTCGTATCATGCATGGCAAACGACCAAGTGGTAGCGTCTCCCAACTTCAGATTGAACTGAGCCGTTTTGGCAAAGCAAAAACCAATGACCTATTCAAGCAAATGGTGAGCAtggaagaaaaagttgaagatCAAGTATTGACTACTGAAGTCTCTTGGAACAGCACAAAGATTGATGAAATGGCTGTAGAGAACCAACTGGACAGAAAACAAACTGATGAGAAGTTAGGAATTGCTGATGTTATACATGACATAACGAGAGGCCTTCCACTCGCAGTTGTTCTTCTATCTGGCCTCGTGATAACAAAGGAGTATCCAAATGAGTGGAAAGCAGTATTCGAGTACCTCAAGTCCAAGGAATCGAAGGCAAAGCGGCTTGATAGCTTACTCACCATGTGTTTTGATGATCTTCCGCATGACTTAAAATCATGCTTCCTCTACTTTGCTGCATTGCCTATGAACGCACCTATTGAGGTTCGCAAGTTGGTATGCATGTGGATGGCAGAAGGGTTTTTGAGACCAAAAGATGGGAAAACAATGGAGAAAGTGGGAAGAAACTACTTGAAGGAGTTGATTGCTAGGAATCTAGTGAAGTTTGTGAAGATGGATAACATCAGTCGCGATGATGAATTTGTGGCTGTCCACCATAAGGTTCATGCATTTTTACAGCTTGAAGCACAAGAGGCAAACTTTGTGGATATCCATAATGGTGATGATATCCCTTCTTTGACAACTGCCCGTCGCCTCTCTCTACAGAATTACACAGATAAATATGCTGCTTTGGCAAACTCTTTGCCGAAACTACGGTCTATCTTGTCCAATTTCCAGGAAGAAGTTGAAGATGATATAGAAGATGAAgataatgaagaagatgaagaagatgaagaagatgaggaagatgaagatgaagacgaAGACGGAGAGGAAGAGGATGGAGAAGAGGAACAAGTTGGAAGAGATGGATCTCAAAAGGAAGAGGCAAAGCAAAGGGAAGAAGGTGATGGGGatggaaagggagagagagacgggGAGCAAAATGTAGAGGAAGAGAGAGCGGAAGAGGAAAATACAGAGAAcaagggagatagagataatgAACAACAAGAGCGTAATGAGGAAGACAAAATTGAGGAAGCGGTTCTAAATGATAGCAGtgaacaagagaaaaaggaaatgaaGCCTGGTGCAATGCCGTGGTCGGGCTTGCTTCGTTGTTGGGGACAAGGGGCCAACACCCAAAACAGCATCAAGTCATATATAAGAGGGATGTTGCAACAATCCATGTTCCTGCGCGTCATCAACCTACAAGGCGTTGAGATTGGCGATGAGATGCCGCCAACAATTGGGAACGTGGCTCACCTGCAATACCTTGGTGTCACAGCCTGTTCCTTGAGAAGGATCCCGTCAACAATTGGGAAACTTAAAAATCTTCAGACATTGGATGTTCGGGACACATATGTTCAGAAGCTTCCAACAGAATTTTGGAAGATTAGAACATTGCGGCATGTGTTTGGCAGTGGTCTTTTCTTGCCTAACCGGGTTGGGGACTTGAAACATCTACAGACACTTGAAACTGTACAACCTGATGAGAAGAATGGCTGGGATAGCAAGACTTTTGAAAGAATGGTTCACCTTCGATCCTTACAAATTTGTGATCCTTCCAACAACAGTGTAAATGCAAAGGCTCTATCTGCTGTCATTGAAAAATCTGATTTCCTCCAATACCTAGAGATCATGATCCTATACTTTGATCATAATATCATTCCAATGAGTGTGTTTGCCAGCCCTTCTCAGAGACGCCTTCGTTCTCTGACACTAGGAGGCAAGTTGGACATGCTTCCAAAGGACTCCAAATTTTGTGTCCCTAACTTGACCTTTCTCTCGTTGGAAAATACAGAGGTGTCACAGGACTTCATCGACAAGCTTGCCAAGCTGCCATTGCTTGCCAACTTAATATTGGACACAAAATCCTACAAGGATGATCAAGGTCAACTTGTGTTCCGTGCTGGTGGATTTAAAAGTCTAATAAAGCTGACGCTCTCCGATCTGGAtttgaagaagctcaagataGGCAAGTCTGCACTTCCAGAGCTCACCGATTTGGTGATTGTGTGGTACCCTGAAGACATCAGCATTGAGGTCTACGGTGAGCATGGATTTGTAAAGAAAATCCAAGATGAGGATGAAGAGCTTTATGGATGTATCACTCAAGTTCCGATTGCACCAAAGAAAACTGGTAGCATCAAGCAACGCGTAGCTGGTGGAACACCAAAGGTAAATTAA